The Streptomyces sp. NBC_00670 genome window below encodes:
- the hflX gene encoding GTPase HflX, protein MTSSSSSSQATKRLARTHPEGLRADALMEEDVTWSHEIDGERDGDQLDRSERAALRRVAGLSTELEDVTEVEYRQLRLERVVLVGVWTSGTIQDADNSLAELAALAETAGALVLDGVTQRRDKPDAATYIGSGKAEELRDIVIETGADTVICDGELSPGQLIHLEDVVKVKVIDRTALILDIFAQHAKSREGKAQVALAQMQYMLPRLRGWGQSLSRQMGGGKGGGLATRGPGETKIETDRRRIREKMAKMRREIAEMKTGREIKRQERRRNKVPSVAIAGYTNAGKSSLLNRLTGAGVLVENALFATLDPTVRRAETPGGRLYTLADTVGFVRHLPHHLVEAFRSTMEEVGDSDLILHVVDGSHPVPEEQLAAVREVIRDVGATDVPEIVVVNKADAADPLVLQRLLRTEKRAIAVSARTGRGIDELLALIDAELPRPAIEVEALVPYTHGKLVARAHAEGEVLSEEHTPEGTLLKVRVHEELAADLEPYTPAPLA, encoded by the coding sequence ATGACCTCCTCCTCTTCCTCTTCTCAGGCCACCAAGCGCCTCGCGCGCACTCACCCCGAGGGTCTCCGGGCCGATGCCCTGATGGAAGAGGACGTCACCTGGAGCCACGAGATCGACGGAGAGCGGGACGGCGACCAGCTCGACCGCTCCGAGCGTGCGGCCCTCCGCCGCGTCGCCGGCCTCTCCACCGAACTCGAGGACGTCACCGAGGTCGAGTACCGCCAGCTCCGCCTGGAGCGGGTCGTCCTCGTCGGCGTCTGGACCTCGGGCACCATCCAGGACGCGGACAACTCCCTCGCGGAGCTCGCCGCCCTCGCGGAGACCGCCGGCGCCCTCGTGCTCGACGGCGTCACCCAGCGCCGCGACAAGCCCGACGCGGCGACGTACATCGGCTCCGGCAAGGCCGAGGAGCTGCGGGACATCGTCATCGAGACCGGCGCCGACACCGTCATCTGCGACGGTGAGCTGAGCCCCGGCCAGCTGATCCACCTGGAAGACGTCGTCAAGGTCAAGGTCATCGACCGTACGGCCCTGATCCTCGACATCTTCGCCCAGCACGCCAAGTCCCGTGAGGGCAAGGCGCAGGTCGCGCTCGCGCAGATGCAGTACATGCTGCCGAGGCTGCGCGGCTGGGGCCAGTCGCTGTCCCGGCAGATGGGCGGCGGCAAGGGCGGCGGCCTCGCCACCCGCGGTCCCGGCGAGACCAAGATCGAGACGGACCGGCGGCGGATCCGCGAGAAGATGGCGAAGATGCGCCGGGAGATCGCGGAGATGAAGACCGGCCGCGAGATCAAGCGCCAGGAGCGGCGCCGCAACAAGGTGCCCTCCGTCGCCATCGCCGGCTACACCAACGCCGGCAAGTCCTCGCTGCTCAACCGCCTCACCGGCGCGGGCGTCCTGGTCGAGAACGCGCTGTTCGCGACGCTGGACCCGACCGTGCGCCGGGCCGAGACCCCGGGCGGGCGGCTGTACACCCTGGCGGACACGGTCGGCTTCGTCCGGCACCTGCCGCACCACCTGGTCGAGGCGTTCCGCTCCACGATGGAGGAGGTCGGCGACTCCGACCTGATCCTGCACGTGGTGGACGGTTCGCACCCGGTCCCGGAGGAGCAGCTGGCCGCCGTGCGCGAGGTGATCAGGGACGTCGGCGCCACCGACGTGCCCGAGATCGTCGTCGTCAACAAGGCCGACGCGGCCGACCCGCTGGTGCTCCAGCGGCTGCTGCGGACCGAGAAGCGCGCGATCGCCGTCTCCGCCCGCACGGGCCGCGGCATCGACGAGCTGCTCGCCCTGATCGACGCGGAGCTGCCGCGCCCGGCGATCGAGGTGGAGGCCCTGGTGCCGTACACGCACGGCAAGCTGGTCGCCCGCGCACACGCCGAGGGCGAGGTCCTCTCCGAGGAGCACACCCCGGAGGGCACTCTGCTCAAGGTACGGGTGCACGAGGAACTGGCGGCGGACCTGGAGCCGTACACTCCGGCCCCGCTCGCCTGA
- a CDS encoding IucA/IucC family protein, with the protein MNTTAALAGADAEDVPPPAGPSDPVERLSAPRPAGPPDRRTASDEHRARGHHEPLAHLAPLAHLDHPDHHERPDHHERPDPLDHPDPYAAAQAAGVDNLLRCWVRENGFAAPGDDGVLRVPLPASGTHLRVPVRHWSATGWHRFGAPALTDAPESAPPVDAVTLAALLAREAGARAGAPGAGAEAADLVGRVADSVRRTAVFLRDRRARPDDGPDLFLAAEQALLLGHPLHPTPKSREGLSEAETGRYSPEARGSFPLHWFAVAPAALATDSAWTERGRPVPAARLTARLAGHGLPLPAGHAALPVHPWQARELRLRPGVAALFDAGLLRDLGPYGPAWHPTSSVRTVHRTGAPAMLKLSLGLRITNSRRENLRKELHRGVEAHRLLRTGLGRRWRAAHPGFDIVRDPAWLAVDDPDGGPVPGLDVLLRHNPFAASDDVSCVAGLVAPRPLPGSASVGAPPGTGSRLARLVTRLARRTGRPPGAVSVEWFLRYLEAVVRPLLWLDAEAGIALEAHQQNTLLLLDRDGWPAGGRYRDNQGYYFRASRHAELDALLPGIGAHSDTFVADAVADERFAYYLGINNVFGLIGAFGAQRLADERLLLAAFRGFLTAVATGPDRLRTSLPSRLLDSPVLRCKANLLTRLHGLDELVGPVDTQSVYVTLANPLHG; encoded by the coding sequence GTGAACACGACCGCCGCCCTCGCCGGTGCGGACGCCGAGGACGTCCCGCCGCCCGCCGGTCCGTCGGACCCCGTCGAGCGGCTGTCGGCGCCCCGCCCGGCGGGCCCGCCCGACCGCCGTACGGCGAGTGACGAGCACCGAGCGCGCGGCCACCACGAACCGCTCGCCCACCTCGCCCCGCTCGCCCACCTCGATCATCCCGACCACCATGAACGCCCCGACCACCACGAACGCCCCGACCCGCTCGACCACCCCGACCCGTACGCCGCCGCGCAGGCCGCCGGTGTCGACAATCTGCTGCGCTGTTGGGTGCGGGAGAACGGGTTCGCGGCGCCGGGCGACGACGGCGTCCTCCGCGTCCCGCTGCCCGCCTCCGGCACCCATCTGCGCGTGCCGGTCCGCCACTGGTCGGCGACCGGCTGGCACCGCTTCGGGGCGCCGGCCCTGACGGACGCGCCGGAGTCCGCCCCGCCCGTCGACGCCGTGACGCTCGCGGCCCTGCTGGCCAGGGAGGCCGGCGCACGCGCAGGCGCGCCCGGGGCGGGGGCGGAGGCCGCCGACCTCGTGGGGCGCGTCGCCGACTCCGTGCGCCGTACCGCCGTCTTCCTGCGCGACCGCCGCGCCCGCCCCGACGACGGACCCGACCTCTTCCTCGCCGCCGAACAGGCGCTGCTCCTCGGCCACCCGCTGCACCCCACGCCGAAGAGCCGCGAAGGGCTCTCCGAGGCGGAGACCGGCCGCTACTCGCCGGAAGCACGCGGCTCCTTCCCGCTGCACTGGTTCGCCGTGGCCCCCGCCGCCCTCGCGACCGACTCCGCCTGGACCGAACGCGGACGGCCCGTGCCCGCCGCCCGGCTGACCGCGCGACTCGCGGGCCACGGTCTGCCGCTGCCCGCCGGGCACGCCGCGCTCCCCGTCCACCCCTGGCAGGCACGCGAACTGCGCCTGCGACCGGGTGTCGCCGCGCTGTTCGACGCCGGGCTGCTCCGCGACCTCGGCCCGTACGGCCCGGCCTGGCACCCCACCTCGTCCGTCCGCACGGTCCACCGCACCGGCGCCCCCGCCATGCTCAAGCTGTCGCTGGGTCTGCGCATCACCAACTCCCGCCGGGAGAACCTGCGCAAGGAACTGCACCGGGGTGTCGAGGCGCATCGGCTGCTGCGCACCGGCCTGGGCCGGCGGTGGCGGGCCGCCCACCCCGGCTTCGACATCGTCCGCGACCCGGCCTGGCTCGCCGTCGACGACCCGGACGGCGGTCCCGTGCCCGGCCTCGACGTGCTGCTCCGCCACAACCCGTTCGCCGCGTCGGACGACGTGTCGTGCGTGGCGGGCCTGGTCGCGCCGCGCCCGCTGCCGGGGTCGGCGTCCGTAGGCGCCCCGCCCGGTACCGGCTCCCGGCTCGCCCGTCTCGTCACCCGGCTGGCCCGCCGCACCGGCCGGCCGCCCGGTGCCGTGTCCGTCGAGTGGTTCCTGCGCTATCTGGAGGCGGTCGTACGGCCCCTGCTGTGGTTGGACGCGGAGGCCGGGATCGCGCTGGAGGCGCACCAGCAGAACACCCTGCTCCTGCTGGACCGCGACGGCTGGCCGGCCGGCGGCCGCTACCGCGACAACCAGGGCTACTACTTCCGCGCCTCCCGGCACGCGGAACTCGACGCCCTCCTGCCCGGCATCGGGGCCCACAGCGACACCTTCGTCGCCGACGCGGTCGCCGACGAACGGTTCGCCTACTACCTCGGCATCAACAACGTGTTCGGACTGATCGGTGCGTTCGGCGCGCAGCGCCTGGCCGACGAGCGGCTGCTGCTCGCCGCGTTCCGCGGCTTCCTCACCGCCGTCGCCACCGGTCCGGACCGGCTCCGTACGAGCCTGCCGTCCCGTCTGCTGGACTCACCCGTGCTGCGCTGCAAGGCCAATCTGCTGACCCGGCTGCACGGGCTCGACGAACTCGTCGGTCCCGTCGACACCCAGTCCGTGTACGTCACCCTCGCCAACCCCCTCCATGGCTGA
- a CDS encoding trypsin-like serine peptidase has translation MRPIRPLFAARRERSGRRRISPAPAAVALAAALALTATACGSDDDTTANAETSASPSAGDDGKIHIPDDVKQKLKEHGFDLDKWKGGAWKNWDKDDWLREANEYINPIIQGLWDPDRMRKADDPDKGVDAKDLAADQGVTDQTPAPVRAQSVAAPYHDSAPTAGKVFFDAPEGTMVCSATVVEDPAHPGKSNLVWTAGHCVHAGKKGGWYRNIAFVPAYNNAGETAAQLVDASREEVAPYGVWWGDWAQTSQQWIEQGGETGGQGAAYDYAVIHVTPEKGSGGKSLEETVGSALPVNFDAPAVPDVDSVTATGYPAAPPYDGQTLYRCQDKPGRLSIEQNDPTMYRIGCTMTGGSSGGGWVETGSDGKPALVSNTSIGPVSAGWLAGPRLGDVAKGVYDAVSKKFAAAR, from the coding sequence ATGCGACCCATACGCCCGCTCTTCGCCGCTCGCCGAGAAAGGAGCGGACGCCGCAGGATCTCCCCCGCCCCGGCCGCCGTCGCACTGGCCGCCGCACTGGCGCTGACGGCCACCGCCTGCGGCTCGGACGACGACACCACGGCGAACGCGGAGACCTCCGCGAGCCCCTCCGCCGGCGACGACGGCAAGATCCACATCCCGGACGACGTCAAGCAGAAGCTCAAGGAGCACGGCTTCGACCTGGACAAGTGGAAGGGCGGCGCCTGGAAGAACTGGGACAAGGACGACTGGCTGCGCGAGGCCAACGAGTACATCAACCCCATCATCCAGGGCCTGTGGGACCCGGACCGGATGCGCAAGGCCGACGACCCGGACAAGGGCGTCGACGCCAAGGATCTCGCCGCCGACCAGGGCGTCACCGACCAGACGCCCGCCCCGGTGCGGGCCCAGTCGGTCGCGGCGCCGTACCACGACAGCGCGCCCACCGCGGGCAAGGTCTTCTTCGACGCACCCGAGGGCACGATGGTCTGCTCGGCGACGGTGGTCGAGGACCCGGCGCACCCGGGCAAGTCCAACCTGGTGTGGACCGCGGGCCACTGCGTGCACGCCGGCAAGAAGGGCGGTTGGTACCGCAACATTGCCTTCGTGCCCGCGTACAACAACGCCGGTGAGACCGCGGCCCAGTTGGTGGACGCCTCCCGCGAGGAGGTCGCGCCGTACGGGGTCTGGTGGGGCGACTGGGCGCAGACCTCGCAGCAGTGGATCGAACAGGGTGGCGAGACGGGTGGCCAGGGCGCCGCGTACGACTACGCCGTGATCCATGTGACGCCGGAGAAGGGCAGCGGCGGCAAGTCGCTGGAGGAGACGGTCGGTTCGGCGCTGCCGGTGAACTTCGACGCGCCCGCCGTGCCGGACGTCGACAGCGTCACGGCCACCGGCTACCCGGCGGCGCCGCCGTACGACGGTCAGACGCTGTACCGCTGCCAGGACAAGCCGGGCCGGCTGTCGATCGAGCAGAACGACCCGACGATGTACCGCATCGGCTGCACCATGACCGGCGGTTCGTCCGGCGGCGGCTGGGTGGAGACGGGCTCGGACGGCAAGCCCGCGCTGGTCTCCAACACCTCCATCGGCCCGGTCAGCGCCGGCTGGCTGGCCGGTCCGCGTCTGGGTGACGTGGCGAAGGGCGTCTACGACGCGGTGAGCAAGAAGTTCGCAGCCGCGCGGTAG
- a CDS encoding GNAT family N-acetyltransferase translates to MPSHHARTDDGAPARRTAVPAAQPLSVPDESDCETTLSLRPAEAFAAPAPDAGDADAGPADDLLGRIGDWGPVATPVGAFRLLPVRPERDAPLVARWMNDPAVAAFWELDGPDDVTGRHLRAQVDGDGHSVPCLGVLDGAAMSYWEVYRADLDPLARHYPARPHDTGVHLLLGAVADRGRGLGSVLLRSVTDLILDHRPACARVVAEPDLRNTASLTAFLSAGFRFSAELTLPGRRAALMIRDRSLRHLM, encoded by the coding sequence GTGCCCTCCCACCACGCGCGCACCGACGACGGCGCTCCGGCGCGCCGCACCGCCGTGCCCGCCGCCCAGCCCCTGTCCGTCCCCGACGAGTCCGACTGCGAGACGACGCTGAGCCTGCGGCCGGCCGAGGCGTTCGCCGCGCCCGCACCCGACGCGGGGGACGCGGACGCCGGCCCCGCCGACGACCTGCTCGGCCGGATCGGGGACTGGGGCCCGGTCGCCACCCCCGTCGGCGCCTTCCGGCTGCTGCCGGTCCGCCCGGAGCGGGACGCCCCGCTGGTCGCGCGCTGGATGAACGATCCGGCGGTCGCCGCGTTCTGGGAGCTCGACGGGCCCGACGACGTCACCGGACGGCATCTGCGCGCCCAGGTGGACGGGGACGGCCACAGCGTGCCCTGCCTCGGCGTGCTGGACGGCGCGGCGATGAGCTACTGGGAGGTGTACCGCGCCGACCTCGACCCCCTGGCCCGGCACTATCCGGCCCGGCCGCACGACACCGGCGTCCATCTGCTCCTCGGCGCCGTCGCCGACCGGGGCCGCGGGCTCGGCTCGGTGCTGCTGCGGTCGGTCACCGACCTGATCCTCGACCACCGCCCGGCCTGCGCCCGCGTGGTCGCGGAGCCCGACCTGCGCAACACCGCCTCCCTCACCGCCTTCCTGAGCGCGGGGTTCCGCTTCTCCGCCGAGCTGACGCTGCCCGGGAGGCGGGCGGCCCTGATGATCCGCGACCGTTCGCTGCGGCATCTGATGTGA
- a CDS encoding diaminobutyrate--2-oxoglutarate transaminase family protein, whose product MPGGTRGAHEGILRRQAARESAARTYARALPIVPVRARGLTIEGADGRRYLDCLSGAGTLALGHNHPVVLEAVRRVLDSGAPLNCLDLATPVKDAFTTELFRTLPPGLAERARVQFCGPAGTDAVEAALKLVRAATGRTGILAFTGAYHGQTAGALEASGGASDVRVARLPYPQDYRCPFGVGGARGAELAARWTESLLDDPKSGVPRPAGMILEPVQGEGGVLPAPDAWLRRMRALTEARSIPLIVDEVQTGVGRTGRYWAVEHSGTVPDVMVLSKAIGGSLPLAVIVYRDDLDVWPPGAHAGTFRGNQLAMAAGTATLAYVRENGLAGRAAELGERMLGQLRELARSYACVGEVRGRGLMIGVELVDPAGEPGGRDGERGKPGTCASPDGRTETDDGRTETGHGLTETGRGLTGAAGHEPRPTAPHLAAAVQRECLRRGLIVELGGRDASVVRLLPPLTITDEQASAVLDRLADAVAAVAGGPRAGA is encoded by the coding sequence GTGCCCGGAGGTACGCGCGGGGCGCACGAGGGCATCCTGCGCCGGCAGGCGGCCCGCGAGTCCGCCGCCCGCACCTACGCGCGCGCCCTGCCGATCGTGCCCGTACGCGCCCGCGGCCTCACCATCGAGGGCGCCGACGGCCGCCGTTACCTCGACTGCCTCTCCGGCGCGGGCACACTGGCCCTCGGCCACAACCACCCCGTGGTCCTGGAGGCCGTCCGCCGGGTCCTGGACTCCGGGGCCCCGCTCAACTGCCTCGACCTGGCCACCCCCGTCAAGGACGCCTTCACCACCGAACTGTTCCGGACCCTGCCCCCGGGGCTCGCCGAGCGCGCCCGCGTCCAGTTCTGCGGACCCGCCGGAACCGACGCCGTCGAAGCCGCGCTCAAACTGGTCCGCGCGGCCACCGGACGGACCGGGATCCTCGCCTTCACCGGCGCCTACCACGGACAGACCGCGGGAGCGCTCGAAGCATCCGGGGGCGCGAGCGACGTACGGGTGGCGCGCCTGCCGTATCCGCAGGACTACCGCTGCCCGTTCGGCGTCGGCGGCGCGCGCGGCGCCGAACTCGCCGCGCGCTGGACCGAGTCGCTGCTGGACGACCCCAAGTCCGGGGTGCCGCGGCCCGCCGGGATGATCCTCGAACCGGTGCAGGGCGAGGGAGGCGTGCTCCCCGCGCCCGACGCCTGGCTGCGCCGCATGCGCGCGCTCACCGAGGCGCGTTCGATTCCACTGATCGTGGACGAGGTACAGACCGGGGTGGGCCGCACGGGCCGCTACTGGGCGGTCGAACACAGCGGCACGGTGCCCGATGTGATGGTGCTGTCCAAGGCCATCGGCGGCAGCCTGCCGCTCGCCGTCATCGTCTACCGCGACGACCTCGACGTCTGGCCGCCGGGCGCCCACGCGGGCACCTTCCGCGGCAACCAGCTCGCCATGGCCGCGGGCACGGCGACCCTGGCGTACGTCCGCGAGAACGGGCTCGCCGGGCGGGCGGCGGAACTGGGCGAACGGATGCTCGGCCAGCTCCGTGAGCTGGCGCGGTCGTACGCGTGCGTGGGGGAGGTGCGGGGGCGCGGGCTGATGATCGGGGTGGAGCTGGTCGATCCGGCGGGGGAGCCGGGCGGTCGGGACGGGGAGCGGGGCAAGCCCGGTACCTGCGCGTCGCCCGACGGCCGTACGGAGACGGATGACGGCCGTACGGAGACGGGTCACGGTCTCACGGAGACGGGCCGCGGCCTCACGGGGGCGGCGGGGCACGAGCCCCGCCCCACCGCGCCCCACCTCGCGGCGGCCGTGCAGCGGGAGTGTCTGCGGCGCGGGCTCATCGTCGAACTGGGCGGCCGCGACGCCAGTGTCGTACGGCTGCTGCCCCCGCTGACGATCACCGACGAGCAGGCCTCCGCCGTACTGGACCGCCTCGCCGACGCCGTGGCGGCGGTGGCCGGGGGACCGCGCGCCGGCGCGTGA